Proteins encoded in a region of the Podospora pseudopauciseta strain CBS 411.78 chromosome 6, whole genome shotgun sequence genome:
- a CDS encoding hypothetical protein (COG:U; EggNog:ENOG503NYM6) encodes MPSPGEETWKDHWKCFVACGIIVLSPFQYGVDFGLIGGLQAMVGFLKIYGHPAPDTAIGWNLDTTRQQLISSLMTLGAFISSGTAGIVATYVSRRQCLWAACALCCVSNVIMMATEDIGALYAGRFLIGLANGYFMTFSQLYIQESSPARYRGWFLTAFQFFTSFGTLIGTIIDWATAKRPDKSAYLIPLGMIYIIPVIMTVALFFIPESPRWLILQGDYEKGVKALRWLRPVGADVDAEGAEIKAAIDREKDLSSSISVMDMFKNPIDRRRTGLAVGAVLLQAASGSMFVIAYKAYFLAMSKVSDPFAMSNVLSAMGILAIFFNSLIVVRWGRRRVVLTTGLAICGILQLIIAVVYHILGATNTTGIVLVALTCVYMMTYNGMISTYAWLAGGEIPSQRLRSYTFGLAAAVGFFGAWLTTFTAPYFINPASLAWGPKYGFIWFPSCIIGVLWVLFFLPETKGRTLEEIDEMFEAKLPARKFRHHICVGHVNTAEKIDDRASEKTPTEVQHAEVKD; translated from the exons ATGCCGTCTCCAGGAGAAGAAACATGGAAGGATCACTGGAAGTGCTTCGTGGCATGTGGTATCATTGTACTCTCGCCATTCCAGTATGGCGTGGACTTTGGTCTCATCGGTGGTCTGCAGGCCATGGTTGGCTTCCTCAAG ATCTACGGTCATCCAGCCCCTGACACCGCCATCGGATGGAACCTCGATACGACAAGACAGCAATTGATATCGAGTCTCATGACCCTTGGCGCCTTCATCTCGTCCGGAACGGCAGGCATCGTGGCCACGTACGTGAGCAGAAGGCAGTGTCTCTGGGCTGCTTGCGCTCTGTGCTGCGTCAGCAACGTGATCATGATGGCTACTGAGGACATTGGCGCGCTCTATGCTGGCCGGTTCCTCATTGGGTTGGCCAATGGATATTTCATGACCTTCAGCCAGCTGTATATCCAGGAATCGAGTCCTGCCAGATACAGAGGTTGGTTCTTGACCGCCTTCCAATTCTTCACTTCCTTT GGCACTCTGATCGGCACCATCATCGACTGGGCCACCGCTAAGCGCCCCGACAAGTCCGCCTACTTGATTCCCCTCGGCATGATCTACATCATCCCTGTCATCATGACCGtcgccctcttcttcatTCCCGAGTCCCCCCGCTGGCTCATTCTCCAAGGCGACTACGAGAAGGGTGTCAAGGCTCTCCGGTGGTTGCGTCCCGTTGGCGCCGATGTCGATGCCGAGGGTGCCGAAATCAAAGCCGCCATCGACAGGGAGAAGGatctcagcagcagcatcagcgTCATGGACATGTTCAAGAACCCCATCGACAGAAGACGCACCGGTCTCGCCGTTGGTGCTGTCCTTTTGCAAGCCGCCTCCGGTTCCATGTTCGTCATCGCCTACAAGGCCTACTTCCTCGCCATGTCCAAGGTCTCGGACCCGTTCGCTATGAGCAACGTCCTCTCCGCCATGGGcatcctcgccatcttcttcaacagcttGATCGTCGTCCGCTGGGGCAGACGCCGCGTCGTTCTCACCACCGGTCTGGCCATCTGCGGTATCCTCCAGCTGATCATCGCTGTTGTCTACCATATCTTGGGCGCAACCAATACCACCGGAATCGTCCTGGTAGCCCTGACCTGCGTCTACATGATGACCTACAACGGCATGATCTCCACCTACGCCTGGCTCGCAGGCGGAGAGATCCCCTCTCAGCGTCTCAGAAGCTACACTTTCGGTCTCGCCGCGGCCGTTGGTTTCTTCGGCGCCTGGCTCACAACTTTTACAGCGCCATATTTCATCAATCCTGCCTCTCTTGCGTGGGGTCCCAAGTATGGCTTCATCTGGTTCCCCAGCTGCATCATCGGTGTGCTCTGGGTTCTGTTCTTCTTGCCCGAGACCAAGGGCCGCACCCTCGAGGAGATTGACGAGATGTTTGAGGCCAAGCTGCCTGCGCGCAAGTTCAGACACCACATCTGTGTTGGCCATGTGAATACTGCCGAGAAAATTGATGATCGCGCTTCGGAAAAG ACACCCACCGAGGTTCAACATGCCGAAGTGAAGGATTAA
- a CDS encoding hypothetical protein (EggNog:ENOG503P99N; COG:S), protein MSFIQFQPPFPFPPSSYQHSYSYRHSRDWRRAGIVRSSPFRNHGRHGSAFLPPCLGGRFHAAAASMVANVGTPRPSSIYPSTIPSSTAIPYQEPFAAAPPENYMMQGNPTNTGAPPEKPLVPSSTADWEAKKDVIRQLYMDENRILNEVIDIMHRVHRFKATARMYKGQFHKWEWSKYNTRKGRSQNALMPAQSRATKKRAHDTDNTVSSETAAAHLDFDLPTVHSTGSQAVMARVGNAMNTPLLHQNSDFRNVEFSLDAYKALINIWSPGDKPWKSSIPSPPTAPAGTILQQVQQALALFDRGQNAGGIRILDSVNERIASALTITASSSSAACGDNKTGTEITTTTTATTATTASIPIEIIWDCFLAVPQLILTANRPELLSLFMDYLARYANITLSSGHPLTKISCHLAALTRAFSIHRQQKNDHPQTSQEEALSMLKMYVSESWTLWLDLITETRGPKDHVTIHLRRGYAVLMEEDGDSPGRGSSRLLTDFTSSLDESIQIRGEEATTARVLELEELLAKMYMPLFTPKKLAHAEKMLKDVIAKVVTRLGKGGTRADTEMGYNDRFLLFIVKHFLARIADHEGNLEAGRKWRRESLETEKKDLFWRQTSQMVEEGLRADGREEEAEEIKREMEEVMPEEE, encoded by the exons ATGTCATTCATACAGTtccaacccccttttccctttcctccctcGTCCTACCAGCACAGCTATTCATACAGACACTCCCGTGACTGGCGGAGAGCGGGCATCGTGCGCTCGTCTCCCTTCCGGAATCATGGCAGGCACGGCTCTGCCTTCTTGCCTCCATGTCTAGGAGGGCGTTTTCACGCCGCTGCGGCCTCCATGGTTGCTAACGTCGGGACCCCTCGACCAAGCTCAATATATCCATCAACAATTCCAAGCTCCACGGCCATCCCATACCAAGAACCGTTCGCGGCTGCACCGCCGGAGAATTACATGATGCAAGGGAATCCAACAAATACAGGTGCTCCGCCGGAGAAACCGTTGGTCCCGAGCAGCACTGCAGATTGGGAAGCCAAAAAGGATGTCATCAGGCAGCTGTACATGGACGAAAATCGCATTTTGAACGAGGTCATCGATATTATGCACCGCGTTCACAGGTTCAAGGCAAC AGCAAGAATGTACAAAGGCCAGTTCCACAAGTGGGAGTGGTCAAAGTACAACACCAGAAAGGGACGAAGCCAGAACGCCTTGATGCCCGCTCAGTCCAGGGCAACGAAGAAGCGAGCACACGACACCGACAACACCGTCAGTAGTGAGACGGCCGCAGCTCACCTTGACTTTGATCTTCCAACTGTCCATTCAACTGGGAGCCAAGCTGTGATGGCAAGAGTTGGAAATGCGATGAACACGCCGCTCTTGCATCAAAACTCCGACTTTCGCAATGTTGAATTCTCTCTCGATGCGTACAAGGCGCTGATCAACATTTGGTCCCCTGGTGACAAGCCGTGGAAGTCTTCGATTCCGTCACCTCCCACCGCGCCTGCTGGAACCATACTTCAACAAGTTCAGCAAGCGCTAGCTTTGTTTGACCGGGGGCAGAATGCAGGAGGAATCCGAATCCTGGACTCGGTCAATGAAAGAATAGCCTCTGCTCTCACAATCACcgcatcctcttcttcggcaGCCTGTGGTGACAACAAGACCGGCACcgagatcaccaccaccaccactgccaccaccgccaccactgCCAGCATCCCCATTGAAATCATATGGGACTGTTTTCTTGCCGTCCCCCAGCTGATCCTCACCGCCAACCGGCCCGAGCTACTAAGTCTCTTTATGGACTACCTCGCCCGCTACGCCAACATCACCCTGTCGTCGGGGCACCCCCTTACCAAAATCTCATGCCATCTCGCCGCTTTGACCCGTGCGTTTTCCATCCACCGCCAGCAAAAGAACGATCACCCCCAAAccagccaagaagaagccctcaGCATGCTCAAAATGTATGTCTCCGAGTCCTGGACCCTCTGGCTCGACCTCATTACCGAGACACGCGGGCCGAAAGACCATGTCACCATCCACCTCCGTCGCGGGTACGCAGTGCTCATGGAGGAAGACGGCGATTCCCCGGGACGAGGAAGCTCAAGGTTACTTACCGATTTTACGTCCAGTCTGGACGAGTCGATCCAGATCCGCGGGGAGGAGGCCACCACTGCACGGGTGCTAGAGTTGGAGGAGTTACTGGCCAAGATGTACATGCCACTTTTTACGCCAAAGAAGCTGGCGCACGCGGAGAAGATGCTCAAGGATGTGATCGCAAAGGTGGTTACGAGgctggggaaaggggggacgAGGGCGGACACAGAAATGGGGTACAATGACCGGTTTTTACTCTTCATTGTCAAGCACTTCTTGGCAAGGATAGCAGATCATGAAGGGAATTTGGAAGCTGGGcggaagtggaggagggagagcttggagACGGAGAAGAAAGATTTGTTTTGGAGGCAGACGTCccagatggtggaggagggcttgagggcggatgggagggaggaggaggcggaagagaTTAAgcgggagatggaggaagTGATGCCCGAAGAGGagtag
- a CDS encoding hypothetical protein (EggNog:ENOG503P4H5), translating into MSEPDLSKIARDAERDLNTYQSKTGSSRRGLDDSGVTDTSANKMFSGSTVKTGDDFVTSKSYNRRIPGDEGGDVDDKGHWVHGRAYEGEGGPEDKTAHIYQHNPGGIDEATVRKWGKDPVELERATLRKDRPDLLPSEEALGGRANEPAHQGDVSEQGRLASKANLGRDEEDKRELPSQGSGGSRYKAAYYETPESVPDQGADMGVIPPKSSTGRSRNI; encoded by the exons ATGTCCGAGCCCGACTTGTCCAAGATCGCCCGCGATGCTGAGCGGGACCTGAACACGTATCAGTCCAAGACCGGCTCCTCCAGACGAGGACTGGATGACTCTGGTGTCACTGACACGTCGGCTAACAAGATGTTTTCCGGCTCGACTGTCAAGACGGGGGACGACTTTGTCACCAGCAAGAGCTACAACCGTCGCATTCCGGGTGATGAAGGAGGTGATGTGGACGACAAGGGACA CTGGGTGCATGGCCGGGCGTatgagggtgaaggtggtCCAGAAGACAAGACAGCTCACATCTATCAGCACAATCCGGGCGGGATTGACGAGGCAACAGTGAGGAAGTGGGGCAAGGATCCGGTCGAGCTGGAAAGGGCTACACTCCGGAAGGACAGGCCTGATTTGCTCCCTTCCGAGGAAGCACTCGGCGGGAGAGCTAACGAGCCGGCTCACCAGGGCGACGTTTCCGAACAAGGTAGACTGGCGTCCAAGGCCAATTTGGGacgggatgaggaggacaagagagAGCTGCCGAGCCAAGGGTCAGGTGGTTCCCGCTACAAGGCGGCCTACTATGAGACACCCGAGAGTGTGCCCGATCAAGGAGCTGATATGGGTGTGATTCCGCCCAAGTCCTCAACGGGAAGATCACGCAACATCTAG
- the FSH3 gene encoding Family of serine hydrolases 3 (COG:E; EggNog:ENOG503NX5C) — MPSQSRWPSEKTGWTPPPQLTAFIHMLSFHTWRFVASRSQSRIHSFQVVRFFSASQRSLFCSTTMAETQSGTQTPISGASTPVPRGKAVNNKPPKKEVKILMLHGYTQSGPLFRAKTRAVEKLLVKALAPRNLIPSLIYPTAPNRLYPRDIPGYQPSSDNEGREDEEIDSWAWFRKDEATGSYRLVQQGMLQLASAIEETGGGIEGVIGFSQGGCVASILAAALEGFRQPAEEHKEWVESIRAANGGQPLKFWVSYSGFWAVDQDLSGWLYQPKVKTPSLHYFGGLDTVVDESRSQGLVERSEGAVKVVHPGGHYVPVSKEWVVPLAGFVLQSLTEAPREDEKL; from the exons ATGCCGAGCCAATCCCGCTGGCCCTCCGAGAAGACTGGATggacgccgccgccgcagttGACAGCTTTTATTCACATGCTGTCATTTCACACCTGGAGATTTGTCGCCAGCAGGTCGCAATCTCGGATCCATTCCTTCCAAGTTGTGCGTTTCTTCAGCGCTAGTCAGAGAAGTCTCTTTTGCAGCACCACCATGGCCGAGACACAAAGCGGCACGCAGACTCCCATCTCCGGGGCTTCCACGCCAGTTCCCAGGGGCAAGgccgtcaacaacaagccacCAAAGAAGGAAGTCAAAATATTGATGCTTCATG GCTACACCCAATCTGGTCCCCTCTTTCGCGCCAAAACCCGCGCGGTGGAAAAGCTCCTCGTCAAGGCTCTGGCTCCCCGAAATCTCATCCCTTCTCTCATCTaccccaccgcccccaaCCGGCTGTACCCCCGCGACATCCCGGGGTATCAGCCGTCATCCGACAACGAAGGCagagaggacgaggagataGACTCTTGGGCTTGGTTCCGCAAAGACGAAGCTACTGGGTCGTATCGTCTTGTCCAGCAGGGAATGTTACAGCTCGCCTCCGCTATCGAAGAGACCGGCGGCGGTATCGAAGGTGTGATTGGGTTCAGTCAGGGGGGTTGTGTAGCTTCCATTCTTGCTGCCGCGTTGGAAGGGTTCAGGCAGCCGGCTGAGGAGCACAAGGAGTGGGTGGAAAGTATACGGGCCGCAAACGGCGGACAGCCGCTCAAGTTTTGGGTGTCGTACTCTGGGTTCTGGGCTGTGGACCAGGACCTGAGCGGGTGGCTTTATCAGCCAAAGGTGAAGACGCCGAGCTTGCACTATTTTGGTGGTCTGGATACAGTGGTGGATGAGAGCAGGAGTCAGGGGCTGGTGGAAAGGTCGGAGGGGGCAGTCAAGGTGGTCCATCCAGGCGGGCATTATGTGCCCGTGAGCAAAGAGTGGGTGGTGCCGCTGGCTGGATTTGTGCTACAGTCTCTAACGGAGGCCCCTCGTGAGGACGAGAAGCTGTGA
- the ATP18 gene encoding atp18 subunit J of the mitochondrial F1F0 ATP synthase (COG:S; EggNog:ENOG503P8G9): MSWLGVAPFKKFPTPVLRPMAPFFAAAVVIAYGVNSAQTAMMNSDEFKNDPRNPNAKASH; the protein is encoded by the exons ATGTCTTGGCTCGGAGTTGCCCCCTTCAAGAAGTTCCCGACGCCCGTGT TGCGTCCCATGGCTCCCTTCTTCGCTGCCG CCGTGGTCATTGCCTATGGCGTGAACTCGGCCCAGACTGCCATGATGAACA GCGACGAGTTCAAGAACGACCCCCGCAACCCCAACGCCAAGGCTTCCCATTAA
- a CDS encoding hypothetical protein (COG:S; EggNog:ENOG503NYGR), whose protein sequence is MLSRQLARRAAAGAVVRPATTRAFTTSLALSSKRTPSLGDIEPEQQEVFNKKQKEFRLKLAEAQKQREASAFASSSSSSSTSTSSSPSTSALGLGKLSTGSSTATGTTANAAEHEPPRKAGPLTNLIYGTKEGREMDAQIEASFSQVLARGKYVHSIVFHEVKPKDVDEYVELVGKWYPRMASMPENKVHLVGSWRTEVGDCETFVHIWEYQRYQGYHASLNAISRHPEYPAFEKKLRGLIRSKKSSLMQEFSFWPTTPPRQLGGIFELRSYTLHPGNLLEWETHWRRGLKARREVMEGVGAWFVQIGDLNTVHHLWQFADLEERKIRREKSWSQEGWAETVHKTVPLIQEMKSRILVPMPWSPVA, encoded by the exons ATGCTATCTAGACAACTTGCTCGTCGCGCCGCGGCTGGCGCTGTCGTCCGGCCGGCAACCACCAGAGCCTTTACCACCTCACTCGCCCTCTCGTCAAAacgcaccccctccctcgggGACATCGAGCCAGAGCAGCAGGAAGTATTcaacaagaagcagaaggagTTCCGGTTAAAGCTTGCGGAGGCGCAGAAGCAGCGGGAAGCCAGTGCGTTtgcctcgtcttcttcttcttcttcaacatcaacctcctcttccccctccacctcggccttGGGCCTTGGAAAGCTAAGCACAGGGTCGAGCACCGCTACAGGAACCACTGCCAACGCGGCCGAGCACGAGCCCCCTCGCAAGGCGGGCCCCCTGACGAACCTGATTTACGGGACAAAGGAGGGCCGCGAGATGGACGCCCAGATCGAGGCCAGCTTCAGCCAGGTGCTGGCGCGCGGCAAGTATGTGCACTCGATTGTCTTCCACGAGGTCAAGCCCAAGGACGTGGACGAGTATGTCGAGCTGGTGGGCAAGTGGTATCCCCGCATGGCCAGCATGCCGGAGAATAAGGTTCATCTGGTGGGCAGTTGGAGAACGGAGGTTGGCGACTGCGAGACATTtg TACACATCTGGGAATATCAGCGCTATCAAGGCTATCATGCCTCCTTGAACGCCATCTCCCGCCACCCGGAATATCCAGCCTTTGAAAAGAAGCTCCGCGGCTTGATTCGCAGCAAAAAGTCCTCTCTCATGCAAGAGTTCTCTTTCTGGCCAACGACCCCTCCCCGACAGCTCGGCGGCATCTTTGAGCTGCGCTCCTACACGCTCCACCCCGGTAACCTTCTCGAGTGGGAGACGCACTGGAGGCGCGGACTTAAGGCCAGGCGCGAGGTGATGGAAGGTGTGGGAGCCTGGTTTGTGCAGATTGGCGATCTCAACACGGTGCACCACCTCTGGCAGTTTGCTGATCTCGAGGAGCGCAAGATCCGCCGCGAGAAGAGCTGGAGCCAGGAGGGCTGGGCCGAAACAGTGCACAAGACGGTACCCCTGATCCAGGAAATGAAGAGCAGGATTCTGGTGCCCATGCCTTGGTCTCCAGTGGCCTAA
- a CDS encoding hypothetical protein (EggNog:ENOG503P0G1; COG:S), which translates to MSVEIWPRIAPEELKVAIRESEERELGWLVQELHETLTNLKHGLEDCYALLAPIDPGSTLVLSTPRNEIVKGTITRVGTRIVKGTIHLRLRTLPQQTISINPNHPIHLGPLTTLHTLLTHSIDLLNLTLSYSYPTESSPTLDKNTSSPQFLSAQLRLLSQSFTESLAILKGPPLLNSDPSWTSRSAAPSHFIPPLTIPSNSSHNQSSHPCLSFHLTIQDSSLVLWLRTLEPAHAPVHFSTKLALAIGTARRLEHDEAERVFGYCCTGGDSTGLPHIHNSNHDPNIPLAPVLSGTRRKEVEVYVREKVRVESADPSLMSLTAKLTALTHTLSLARRNLAAVMGEEMED; encoded by the exons ATGTCTGTCGAAATCTGGCCTCGAATTGCGCCAGAAGAACTTAAGGTCGCCATTAGGGAATCTGAA GAACGCGAACTCGGCTGGCTTGTTCAAGAGCTCCACgaaaccctcaccaacctcaagcATGGCCTCGAAGATTGCTATGCGCTCCTTGCGCCCATCGATCCCGGATCTACTCTGGTGTTGAGCACCCCTCGAAATGAGATAGTAAAGGGCACCATCACCCGTGTCGGAACGCGCATTGTCaagggg ACCATCCACCTTCGTCTGCGCACCCTTCCTCAGCAAACGATAAGCATCAATCCCAACCATCCCATACACCTCGGCCCGCTTACTACCCTCCACACTTTGCTTACCCACTCGAtcgacctcctcaacttGACCCTCAGTTACTCGTACCCAACCGAgtcctcgccaaccttggACAAGAAtacatcctccccccagtTTCTGTCGGCCCAGCTGCGCCTCCTCTCGCAGTCCTTTACAGAGTCCCTCGCCATTCTCAAAGGGCCGCCTCTTCTCAACTCGGATCCCTCTTGGACCTCTCGCTCCGCAGCGCCCTCCCACTTCATCCCGCCCTTgaccatcccctccaacagcTCGCACAACCAGTCCTCCCATCCTTGCCTGTCCTTCCACCTCACCATTCAGGACTCAAGTCTGGTCCTCTGGCTCCGAACCCTCGAACCCGCCCACGCCCCTGTACACTTTAGCACTAAGCTTGCCCTCGCCATTGGCACCGCCCGCCGTCTCGAACACGACGAAGCCGAGCGGGTTTTCGGGTACTGCTGCACAGGTGGCGACTCGACTGGGCTACCGCACATTCACAATAGCAACCACGATCCAAACATTCCCTTGGCGCCGGTGCTCTCAGGCACCCGAAGAAAAGAGGTCGAGGTGTATGTGAGGGAAAAGGTCAGGGTCGAGAGTGCGGATCCCAGTCTCATGAGTTTGACAGCCAAGCTCACGGCTCTGACGCATACGCTGagcttggcgaggaggaatcTGGCAGCTGTCATGGGGGAGGAAATGGAGGATTAG
- a CDS encoding hypothetical protein (COG:S; EggNog:ENOG503P61E), which translates to MASPTTQQPVGAPTTLPNKPENKLPPIPDGSRIRKRPLPLPPHRGTLKSAASSVNFQNQTTPDIDGYLPPPRANRTQIIKVASSASHMSLVKRVRKALESARNNQQGTTKGLPLAARVAALGAKNGRSDQTGPISDALDDVVLIATGRAIQKAVEVGASFTRERDLIVIARTRTVQAVDDIEMMDEDAEEEDSARVRHVSCVEVGVRWAS; encoded by the exons ATGGCCTCTCCAACGACACAGCAGCCTGTGGGTGCACCAACTACGCTGCCAAACAAACCCGAAAACAAGCTCCCACCCATTCCAGATG GCTCTCGAATCCGCAaacgcccccttcccctccctcctcaccgggGCACCTTGAAGTCGGCCGCATCCTCTGTCAATTTCCAAAACCAGACGACACCCGACATTGATGGCTACCTGCCCCCTCCTCGCGCGAATCGCACCCAGATCATCAAGGTGGCCTCTTCGGCCTCCCACATGTCACTTGTAAAACGCGTACGAAAGGCACTGGAGAGCGCCCGAAATAACCAACAGGGAACAACGAAAGGTCTGCCCTTGGCAGCACGTGTTGCCGCTCTGGGTGCGAAGAATGGGAGATCAGACCAAACTGGGCCAATATCAGATGCACTGGATGATGTCGTGCTTATTGCGACGGGGAGGGCAATTCAGAAGGCGGTTGAGGTGGGGGCCTCGTTCACGAGAGAACGAGATTTGATTGTGAttgcgaggacgaggacggtACAGGCAGTGGACGACATCGAAATGATGGACgaggatgcggaggaggaggactcGGCGCGGGTCAGACATGTTAGTTGTGTCGAGGTTGGAGTGAGGTGGGCCAGTTGA
- a CDS encoding hypothetical protein (EggNog:ENOG503PST0), giving the protein MQLSALFTALLLPLMAVAEGESTTTKTKTLTLTETLTLQRLQAAHTGSHNSTAALQTGASTTFNPAASTTTSGPTLDPTPDNAAGALNAANVAAAAMAGIVVVAFL; this is encoded by the coding sequence ATGCAGCTCTCAGCGCTCTTCactgccctcctcctgcctctcaTGGCCGTTGCCGAGGGCGAGTCCACTACCACCAAGACAAAGACTCTGACTCTCACCGAgaccctcaccctccagcGTCTCCAAGCCGCTCACACGGGTTCGCACAACTCCACTGCCGCCCTCCAAACCGGTGCCAGCACCACCTTCAACCCTGCCGCCTCGACCACCACATCAGGACCGACACTCGACCCCACACCGGACAATGCTGCCGGTGCTCTCAATGCCGCCAatgttgccgccgccgccatggccgGCATTGTCGTTGTTGCTTTCCTCTAA